A region of the Chlamydia felis Fe/C-56 genome:
TTTTCTTTATAGCAAAAGAGGACTCCAAAAATTATGGATAGCAGTGATCCAAAAAATATAGCAAAAGCTCCTAGGAATAATAGGATGAAAAAATAGATAGCAGCTAGGATGACAAATCCCCATTTACGTGATAGGGTAACAGGGAGGGGGGTAAGAGTAAGACGTTGTTCTGGGTCAAGGAAAACCCAAATTAACATTAGCATGCTAATTAAACATTCTGGACCAAACAGGACTTGTGAGCTGTGAAGTAGTTTTAGGCATGCCCAAATGACTACTCCTGTAAGTAAAGTTTGGGTGACAATAAGGATTAGGAAAGTTATTGATCCTAACTTTCGGATAATGTGGTTAGTTGCTTTATAAAAGAAGATAAAGCCGAGTACATTTCTAATAAGTAGACGTTGTGTAATGTCCATACATCCTTCTTTATGGATGCATAGAGAGTCTGCTGTAACGAGAGGGTAGGTGATAAACTGCCAAAATTTATGTTTATGAATTCCTGCAGTAGATAGGGCTAAAACTTCAATAATCCCCGGAAGACCAAACATCTTTTTCATAAGATATGAAATCATAGGGGATATACATGAGGTTATTAAAATAAACGAAGGAAGCTGTTTAAGTAGCTGAGTGAGAAGCGGGCTTTTATTATGTTTATCTGGGAAGATAACCCTCATGGAGGTTTTACCTGATTCTTTTCTGTTCAGTACTGTTTCATATTAGATCATGGATTGTTTTATTAGAAGTCCTTATCTAAATAATTAATCAGATGGAGAAGTCGTTAAATTTGCTTTAATAGTGTATTCTTGTAATGAAGATAGGAGAGCATTAGTTGCTTGCAATAACTTCATAGATTCTGTAGAGGTGGCGTTTACGGCTTTTTGATTAGCTTGCGCTCTTTGTTGTGCTGCGGACAGTTCTTGTTGGATAAGCTGTCGGTTAGCGGTAATTTGTTGGTTAGATGTTTGGTAAGCTTGAATTTCTGTTTGGTTTTTATAAGAAGGTTTATTTTCATCGAAGTTATCAACTTTTTGAAGATCGGGGACTTTCAATAGAGGCAAGTTGATGAGTTCTTTAGTTTTCTTTTGTTGAGCTACTGTGTTGTCTTGTAGCACAGCCATAATTGCTTTGCCGAATTCTGTAGTTGATGTTGATAATTGCAACATTACAGAAATGCAGAAGTAAATAGCTGAGGGTTTATTAATTACAATGCTGTCTGATACAACTTTTGTACATGGAGGAACAACTGCTGGGATTTTATCAGTATCTAATGTTTTGGGTTGTATGCTCATTGTAATAGCTTCCTTATAATTAAATGTTTGCTATCAAGCTCACGATTTGTGAGAATGTTTGAATTAAAGCCTGACCAACTTGTAGCGACTGTTGGATAATATTATTGTTAGTGTTCAAGTTACTCGAAATCACCTGAGAACCATTTCCCAATCCAGAAATTTGGTTTTGTAATGCTTGTCTGGAAGCTCCTACGGCTTGGTTTGTTGCTTGAACATCTTGTAAGAATGCCGATGAGTTGTCGTTTAATTTGTTTTTAGGAATAGTTAAGTATTGATACAAAGCTTCTTGGTT
Encoded here:
- a CDS encoding CT847 family type III secretion system effector codes for the protein MSIQPKTLDTDKIPAVVPPCTKVVSDSIVINKPSAIYFCISVMLQLSTSTTEFGKAIMAVLQDNTVAQQKKTKELINLPLLKVPDLQKVDNFDENKPSYKNQTEIQAYQTSNQQITANRQLIQQELSAAQQRAQANQKAVNATSTESMKLLQATNALLSSLQEYTIKANLTTSPSD
- a CDS encoding DUF720 domain-containing protein; the encoded protein is MWFSSSAVQTSPRAAIDVPGTSITGGPNTATADEIIAKFAKDSNPLIITVYYVYQSVLVAQDNLSIIAQELQANASAQTFLNNQEALYQYLTIPKNKLNDNSSAFLQDVQATNQAVGASRQALQNQISGLGNGSQVISSNLNTNNNIIQQSLQVGQALIQTFSQIVSLIANI